From the Natranaeroarchaeum aerophilus genome, one window contains:
- a CDS encoding GNAT family N-acetyltransferase yields MPEFSVRQARLSDYEAVAGFTADTWPDQATGDYIPRVFEQWVESDGPDQRTFVLEADGEVAGLLQGVMLSPYEAWAQGMRVAPAARGHGASRRMNDRVFDWAAERGATVCRNMVFSWNMAGLGTSRSVGYDPGTEFRWALPTPDADATAETDHRVVESPDAAWTYWTRSDANAALGGLALDVDEPWALATLTRERLARDAERVLAIQNDGTEAFTFRLRHYDRENEDGEELTWAEYGVAAWADVPAARGLFAAIQRDAASVGADQTRVLLPETPRHVTDAVHIGSGVSEDPDFVLEADLSTRN; encoded by the coding sequence ATGCCCGAGTTCAGCGTCCGTCAGGCGCGGCTCTCCGACTACGAGGCTGTCGCCGGGTTCACCGCGGACACGTGGCCCGACCAGGCGACGGGCGACTACATCCCTCGCGTCTTCGAGCAGTGGGTCGAGAGCGACGGTCCTGACCAGCGAACCTTTGTTCTCGAAGCTGACGGCGAGGTCGCCGGGCTGCTGCAGGGCGTCATGCTCTCTCCGTACGAGGCGTGGGCACAGGGGATGCGCGTCGCGCCTGCGGCCCGCGGTCACGGCGCGAGCCGACGCATGAACGACCGCGTCTTCGACTGGGCAGCCGAGCGGGGTGCGACGGTCTGTCGGAACATGGTCTTTTCCTGGAACATGGCCGGACTCGGCACCAGTCGTTCGGTCGGCTACGATCCCGGCACGGAGTTCCGGTGGGCGCTGCCGACGCCGGACGCCGACGCGACCGCCGAGACCGATCACCGGGTCGTCGAGTCGCCCGACGCGGCGTGGACCTACTGGACCCGGAGTGACGCGAATGCCGCCCTCGGGGGACTCGCCCTCGACGTCGACGAACCGTGGGCGCTGGCCACACTGACCCGGGAACGACTCGCGAGGGACGCCGAGCGAGTCCTTGCGATCCAGAACGACGGAACCGAGGCGTTTACCTTCCGACTCCGACACTACGACCGGGAGAACGAGGACGGCGAGGAGCTGACGTGGGCCGAGTACGGGGTCGCCGCGTGGGCCGACGTCCCCGCTGCCCGCGGGCTCTTTGCGGCGATCCAGCGTGACGCCGCGAGTGTCGGTGCCGATCAGACTCGCGTCCTGCTCCCCGAGACGCCCAGACACGTCACCGATGCTGTCCACATCGGGAGTGGGGTGAGCGAGGATCCGGATTTCGTGCTGGAAGCCGACCTCTCGACGCGGAACTGA